The following nucleotide sequence is from Azoarcus sp. CIB.
GTTTCGGCGTTACCTGAAGCTCGAACACGGCATTCCGTCGCATGACACGTTTGGCCGGCTGTTCGGGCTGATCGATCCGAGCGAATTCGAAGCCGCCTTCCGGCGCTGGGTCAGCAGCATCCTGCCCGCACTGGGGCCTGATGCGGTGGTCGCCATCGACGGCAAGACCAGTCGGCGCACGGGCAAGGTCGATGCGACCGCGTTGCATTTGGTGAGCGCCTTTGCGGCCGGTGCAGGGCTGGTGCTGGGGCAGACGGCCACGGCGCAAAAATCCAACGAGAAGATGGCGATTCCGACGCTGCTGCAAACGCTGGCCCTCGAAGGCTGTATCGTGACGATCGATGCGATGGGCACGCAGGCCAACATTGCGCAGGCAATTCGCAACAAGAACGCCGACTATGTCCTGGCGGTCAAGGACAACCATCCGACGCTCGCCGAGGCGATCGGCGATTTTTTTACCCAGTTCAAGGCAACTGCGCCTGCCAAGACGCCCCACAGTTTCTACCAGGACATCGACAAGAACCACGGACGCATCGAGCATCGCCGCTGCTTTGCCTTCGATCAGCTCGACTGCCTGCACAATCCGGCACAGTGGCCTGATCTCAAATCCTTCGTCGTCATCGAATCCGAGCGCACGATCAAAGGCAAGACCACCTCCGAGCGGCGCTGCTACATCAGCAGCCTGCCGCCCGATGCGCAGCGCCTAGCCCACGCCGTCCGCTCGCACTGGGCCGTCGAGAACCGTCTGCACTGGTGCATGGACGTCGTCTTCGGCGACGACCAGATGCGCGCCCGCACGGGCCACGCCGCTCACAACTTGGCTGTGCTCAAGCACATCACGCTGAACCTCATTCGCCTCGATCCCATCCCCCGCAAAGGCGGAATCAAGCTGCGCAGGCTTATTGCCGCAACATCCGACGAATACCGCGCTCACCTCTTCGGTCTGGAGTAGCCGCATTCATGCGATTGCCCTGGGCGAACAGGTGCTCATTGCCAAGTACCAGGGCATCGTGTGCTACGAACGCAACCGCCAATGACGAGGTGGAAGCGATGCTTTACCAAAGATGAGGGGAGGCCCCTCGAAGTCGGCTTGCAGGGGCGGGCTCTTTGTCAGTTTCTCTCCTGCCGTGAGTGACAGAGCGGCGAAAGCGATGCGGGAGACCATGCGTCACTGGCGGCTGTATCATCGTGGTGACCTTCCTTTGGACGATCTCGTACGTTGGACTCGCTCCGTGATTCATGGGTGGGTTGCCGATAGGTGCCTTCCTACACAGGATCGGCGGCAGCAGATACCGACAGGTAAGGGTTGTTCGGTGGCATATCGCTGAACAGGACTCGCGGGTCTTCCAGCAGGTAGCCGTGGAGTCTCCGCGATTTCCGCGGCCCTGTGACTGCGCATATCCAGATGTTCAGACCATTCTGCTGCTTGCGGTGCAATTGCAGCTTCTCGAAGCGTTTTTGCACCCATTGCCAATCGGCCAGTTGGTCTTGCTTGGCAAGGAAGGCAGTTCTTGGATGTTCCTGAGCGTAACGCTGGAACACGCCAGGGCTGACCAGATAGACGGTATCGGCGACCGTATGCACCAATGCCTTGGTGTCGTTGATGATGAGCTTGCGCTCTTCGATATGCCGGCGCAGCCAGGCGACGAAATGCTCGCCTGACGGCGTTTCCTCCAATCCTGGAGTCGACGCAGACGCCGCCGAGTCGGCCGGTAACCTTGATTCACCTGACTCAAGAGGCGGCTCTTCCAGGGTTGGAGAAAACATTTCGGAGGTCGACGAGAGAACGGCCGATGCGATATCTGGAGTGTCGAGCAGATCCAGAAGCGCCTCGACGCCTTCGCCGGCTGGCTGCGCCGACAGAGGCTCGGAGGCGGCCGAGTCCGGTACGGCGGGCAACGACGCGGAAACTGTTGGTTCCCCCTCTTCCTGCACCACCGTCACTGTGCCGGCGAACGGTGTGGGCCGCTGATTACCTTCCCAGATCAGGGATGGCGCGAGGCGCAGGAGCGTGAAGGTGTGAGACCAGCCCGCGTCGCTGGTGATGGTGGCCTTCCAGATAGCCTTTCCCTCCGGCGTCGGCTGCGCAATGCCATGATCCTGCAGCACGTTGAAGACGGCGGTGTTGCTGGACGGAATGCCATCGACGCCCTGGACCAACAGATGGGCGCGCAGCTTGTCCGAGACCGTTTTGCTGACCAGCCACAGCGCGTCCTGGGTCAGCCATCCGTCCGAGGCCTGGGGCTGGTTCAGCTTGAACTCTTCCTTGAGCAGGTAGCGCAATCCGTCGAGGAGCTTGCGTTGGAGCGCATGGCGGGGGGCCGCCAGCGCCTTGGCCGGATCACCGCCCAGCGCCTGGGCGACCGAGGCCTGATCGGCCTGCACGACCAGTTCCCCGAGCATGCCGGCATGCTCGTACTGGCCGGCCAGCACGTACAGGAGTGCCGACCACAGGTCGGGATATCCGCTGAGCCAGTCGAAGATACCGGCGTCGAGCAGTCGGGCGTAGAGCAGCCCGGTGGCTGCGCTGTGCAGCCGGTATTCGCGCGCCTTGTGGTAGCGGAAGCGGTACGGCTTCCGGAGCGGACCATGCCAGGGATGCCAGATCGTGCCGTCGGCATACTCGACATGCAGGTCGACGGCGACCTTGCCGACGTCGTGCAGCAGTGCTGCGTAGGCGATGCCGGCGGTCCAGGCCTCGGCCTGGGCGGCCTGGGTTTCCGGCGTGGCACCGGCCGGCAGGAGATGGGGCTGTCGCAGCTTCAGCGCGTAGGCCACGATTTCCAGGCCGTGGTCCAGCATGCCGCCCGGGTAGGCGTGGTGGTGGCTTTCCGAGGCTGGGAAATTCTGGACCAGCTCGGCGTAGCGCTCCAGTGGCGCCCGATACAGCGTGGCGAACTGGTCACGGGAGACGGACGTGCGCTGCCAGATGTGTTCCAGCAGCTTCTGCCGGCGCGGTGTCGCCAGCAGTGATGCGGCCGATTCCGTCCGCGTCAGCCCTTTGGGGGGCTCGGCGGAGGGAGTGGGCGTGACTGCGGTGGCAGGTGGCATCCGTTTGCGTTGGAACAGCGAGAGCATGGCGAATCCTGGATGGCGGGCTGTTCGGGGGAGCCTCTTGGCCCTTTCGGGTAGGGCCTTTCCCCTTGACCCCGTTCCCTTGCCCCTTCCCAGCCCTTTGTCCTTTGTCGGAAAGCCTTTGGTATAGGGCAGCGAAGGCAGCCGAGCCACAGCCAATGGGGGACTGGCCCAAATCGGATTCTGGCGGGAAGGCGGCCTGTGCCGGGCCTACGATGGGGCCTTCTCTTTCAACTGGACGGAGGTCCCATGCTCAAGCAGATTGACGATGTAAGGAATATTCCTTACCATGCAAGTATTGTCATCAGGAGAACAGCCATGCCTGAGATCCATGAAGTCGCCACGCTGACCTCCAAGGGCCAGATCACACTGCCCAAGCCCATTCGGC
It contains:
- the mobH gene encoding MobH family relaxase, whose amino-acid sequence is MLSLFQRKRMPPATAVTPTPSAEPPKGLTRTESAASLLATPRRQKLLEHIWQRTSVSRDQFATLYRAPLERYAELVQNFPASESHHHAYPGGMLDHGLEIVAYALKLRQPHLLPAGATPETQAAQAEAWTAGIAYAALLHDVGKVAVDLHVEYADGTIWHPWHGPLRKPYRFRYHKAREYRLHSAATGLLYARLLDAGIFDWLSGYPDLWSALLYVLAGQYEHAGMLGELVVQADQASVAQALGGDPAKALAAPRHALQRKLLDGLRYLLKEEFKLNQPQASDGWLTQDALWLVSKTVSDKLRAHLLVQGVDGIPSSNTAVFNVLQDHGIAQPTPEGKAIWKATITSDAGWSHTFTLLRLAPSLIWEGNQRPTPFAGTVTVVQEEGEPTVSASLPAVPDSAASEPLSAQPAGEGVEALLDLLDTPDIASAVLSSTSEMFSPTLEEPPLESGESRLPADSAASASTPGLEETPSGEHFVAWLRRHIEERKLIINDTKALVHTVADTVYLVSPGVFQRYAQEHPRTAFLAKQDQLADWQWVQKRFEKLQLHRKQQNGLNIWICAVTGPRKSRRLHGYLLEDPRVLFSDMPPNNPYLSVSAAADPV